TTTTCTTGCAGCTCTTCAAGTGATAAACAATTCATATAGCTCATTGCGCTTTTTAATCCATCAGAAATACTGTTAATAACATTTTTAACAGGACCTTTATAAGGGACCATAGTTTCCTCGCCTTCTATAAATTCACTTTTCATTTTAACACCAAATGAAGCAGAGCCGCGGTATTTTTTCCAAAGTTGGTCATTATATTTAATTACTTCGCCGGGTGTTTCTTTTGTCCCAGCAAGCATTCTGCCTAACATTACCATGTCAGAACCCAGCGCAATTGCTTTAACCACGTCACCTGCACTTTTTATTCCGCCATCGGCAATTAGAGCAATTTTTAGTCTCTGTTCTTTGCGTGTAAAGTAAACATCAAGTATAGATGAAACCTGGCCAATTCCAATGCCCGTTTGTACAGAAGTTGTACAAACGCTTCCACCTCCAATTCCTACCCTCACCGCATCTGCACCAGCATCGACCAAGCTTTTTAAGGTTGACCCGCTTGCAATATTGCCGACTATTATTTTTACATCATATTTTTTCTTTATTTGCTCACATTTTTTTAGCACAGATGAGTTATTAGCGTTAGCAGTGTCAATACAAATGATGAACTTCCTCTCAGCTAATTTTTCTATTAGTTCTTCTTCGGAGTTTAAACCAATTGAAACAGCCTTGATTCCATTTACGTTATTATCAGAATTGACCACTTTGTGGTTTGAAAAGATTTCTTTTAATGAGGAATCAAACCTGTTTACAATACCAATTGCACCTAAAGATGAAAGTTCAGAGGCCATAGTTATACCTGTTACTGTATCCATTGGACTGGAAATTACAGGTATGCTAATCTTGACTCCTAAAAATTCTGATTTAATTGTTATATCAGTTCTGCTTTTTATTTGTGATACTTCTGTAGGAAGTAGACTAATATCATCGTAGGTTAAAGAGAGTTCATAATTATTTAATTCTTCTTTAGTGTAGACTTTCATTTTCTTTTTCTCTAAAGTTTTATTATTTACTTTTCGTTTAGCAACTGTTCCAGTTCGTTAAGTAAGTTATTCATTTTATGAACAACTGCTAAAATGGGCTCGGGAGTTCGCATATCTACTCCTGCGTCGTTCAATACATCAATTGGGTATTTCGAATTTCCAGCTTTAAGAAATGATAAATATTTTTCAATTGCTGGTTTTCCCTCAATTTTGATTTTTTCAATTAGAGCTTGTGAAGCAGCATAACTTGTAGCGTACTGATATACATAAAAATTGTAGTAGTAATGTGGAATTCTTGCCCAAGAATAAGATTCTTCTTCATCTACTGTCATTGCAAGTCCCCAATACTTTTGATAAAGTTCACCATTTAACTTACATAACTTATCAGGTGTAAGTGATTCACCTTTTTCCATCATTTCGTTAGCTGTTTTTTCCATTTCAGCAAAATTAGTTTGACGATAAAAAGTAGTGGTTATACTGTTAAGGTTTTTTTCAATTAAAGCCATTTTTTCTTCTTTTGACTTTGCATGTTCAATTAAATAATCTAAAAGAAGAGCTTCGTTCAAAGTTGAGGCAACTTCAGCAATAAAGATTGAATAATCAGCATAAGGATATGGTTGATTTTTTTCGGTGTAGTAGGAGTGCATATTATGTCCCATCTCGTGAGCTAATGTAAAAACATCATCAAGAGTATTGTTCCAGTTCAAAAGCACATATGGATGAACACCAATAATTGTTCCCGAAGAATATGCACCGCTTCTTTTACCCTTGGTTTCGTATACATCTATCCATCTATTATCGAATGCTGTCTTTAAGTTTTTGATATAATCTTCGCCAAGTGGTTTCAATGCTTCAATAACAATATTCTTTGCTTCATCAAAGGAATATTTTTTTTGAACGGAAGGGAAAAGTGTTACATAAGAATCGTAGGGGTGAAGCTCATCTAATTTTAGAACTCTTTTTTTAAGTATTGCCCATCTGTGCATTGGTTCTAAATTCTGGTTGACGGTTGTTATCAGGTTATCATAAACACTTAATGGAATGTTGTTTGGAGTTAAAGAAGCTTCTCTTGTAGAATTGTATTTTCTTGCCTTAGCGTTAAAAATTAATCCCTTAATATTGCCTGTAAAAAGTGCACTTAGTGTGTTTTTATATTCGATGAATGGTTTGTAATAACCTTTGTATACTCTTTCTCTGTAATCGCGGTTAGTAGATTCCAAAGCTGCGTAATATCTACCATGAGATATTTGAACATCGTTTCCTTCTGGGTCTTTTACAATAGGAAACTGAATGTCAGCGTTTGAAAAATATCCGAAAGCATTATAAGGCACTTCTTCTAACGGGGAGGCTAAAGCAAGCAGTTCTTCTTCATTTTTACTAAGTGTGTGGGGTTTCATTCTTAGTATATTTTCAAAATAATGTTTATATATCTTTAGGTAAGAATCATTGTTTACATATTCCCATAATTTTTCTTCGGGTATGCTTAAAATCTCGGGTTTTATGAAAGCACTTGCAGCAGAAAGCTTAGAAGCTAATGTCGAAATTTTATCATACATATCTTGATAAGTAGCATTAGTAAGATCAAGGTCTTTAGACATAGAAGCGTAATTATAAGCTTGACTGAGTTTAGTGCCTACTTTTTCATCCAGCTCTAAGCATTCTTTAAGCATTTTTGCAGACTGGCTAAGTTTACCCTCATATTTTTTGTATTCTGTAATTGCATTTTCGAGCCATTTAAAATCCTTTTCCCATTGATTATCATCAGCGTAGATATCAGCAAGGTTCCACTTGTATTTTGCTTCAATTTTATCACGAGTAGGCAGCTCTAAAGTTTCCTTTTGAGCTTTGGCAGACTGGCTCCATAAAAAAGTAATTGTTCCCATTAGAATTAACCTCATTAGTTTTTTAGATATCATAGTTACGCCAAATTTATGATAAAAATAAAGTTGTGCTCAAAGTTGCGGGTAAAATTAAGTATTTTTATAAAATTATGTTTGGTTGTCAAAATTTTCCCTCGAAAAAGTCAAATATTTATCTATTAATCGTCTTTATTGCATTTGATTTGGTATTATTATTTCAGTAAAACAAATTTTTTTGTGTCAGTAAAACTTCCAATTACAATTCTATAGAAATATATTCCACTGGCTAAATTACTTCCGTCAAATTTCACTTTATAAACTCCTGGGGCTTTTTCTTCGTTCACAAGTGTGGCTATGTCTCTTCCAAGCAAATCGTAAATTTTTAATGCAACATGGCTGCTCACCGGCAGCTGATAAGTAATTATAGTAATAGGATTGAACGGGTTAGGATAATTTTGTAAAAGACTAAAATTGGAGGGAATTTCATCGTTGTTTTTCTTAATGTCAGTAATAATATCGGTACCACCTGCTTCTAAGTATCTTGCCTTAAATTCTTGAAAGTAAAGATTGGCGATTCTTTTGCTGTGGATAATTAGTGTATTTTCATTATTTGAATTTTCTGCAGCATTAGACCAGTTGTGAGAGCCTGTTACTACAATTTGATCTGCCGAACTAATATCTGCATCGATAATGGCATATTTATGATGGAGAAAGCCACTAATTGCATTACCCTTTAATAAAATATCTACTCCGTTATTTTTTAAATAATAGAATTGATTTCCTGTGTCAGTATTATTATCAAGAACTATATGTACTTTTTTACCAGCATTTTTTTTGTTTACTAAAATTTGCGCTAAGTCGCTTCTTGTAAAAGTAAGCATAGCAATATTGATAGATGAAGCAGAAAGGTTCATTGCATTTGCAATGTGGGATGTTGTGTGGTCTGAAGGGTCGAAGTAAAGCTCTATGCGTGCACCGGCAATATTAAAGACATGTGGAGTATTATTTGTCTTCCTAATTCCAAAGCGTGAATTCGCAGAATTAGGTATATCTGTGCTGCTTCCCCACATTTCCTCAAATTCTAATCTATAAGCATTTGCAAGCGATTCATCCTGAATTTCAATTACGTTTTGAGCATCATTATTATTGCCGGAATCAGTAGCATTCCATGAGCCTGTCCAAACCCAATCATTTGTATCGAGTGAATCTCTGTTGTCAAATACAGCAAATTTATTGTGCATAAGTCCAGCACCATTATTTGTTTGGTCAAAATTATCAAATATAACTGGAATGCCTGAGTTAATTAATGAATTCCAAGAGGATGTATTTCTATTATCGTATTCCCCAATAACTCGGATTTTAACCCCTCTATTTTTTGCTCCTTTAAGAGCATTTACGATAGACGAACCAACATTTCCGCTTAAACTGTACAAGGCAATATCAATTGAATGTTGAGTTGAATTTATTCTTCTTAAAAATTGTTCTGCAATATTAACTTGTTGAGCATCCTCACCTGTGGAGACTGATTTATCAACATTGTAATTGAAATATACGTTGATGGTACCACTTGATGTAAGTGATGAGGTTTCTGTAATATAATCCGGCGTACATGTAGTATCACTGTTAATTGAAGAGCAAAGTTGAACGTGATAAATTGTGGAAGGTTCAAGTCCATTTATGCTTAGACTATGTTGTGTAACTTTATTTGTATCAGAAATTATAGTTTCGTACTTATTAGTTTTTCCATATTTAATTATAGTGGTGCCGGGAATGTCAGTTTTATAACAGAAAGTTATACTGCTTGCTGTAATGTTTGACTCATAAGGAATTGTAGAAATTATTTTTGGAGCAGTTTCACTTTCGATTATGTCTTCATAAGAACGAGGTATTAGTTGATAAGAATCTTTGAATTGTGAGAGTACACCTATTATATCAAATTTACCAAAAGGAATATGTCGATTAACTATATTTGTTTTAGAATTTATTCTTGCCTCAATTGTATCGTTGCCTGATAAAAGATTATAATTTGTACCGCTTCCAGCTGCACTCCAAATCGTTGCTGAAGTATTGTTTGTAGTCATGACTTTTTCAATACCGTTGATGCGGACAATTCTTGCTTCATAAGGTTCTATAGTGCTTTGTCTCTGAGATTTAATTTGTGATATTGAAAGAGTTAGAGTATCGTAAACTATATTTCTTTCAGAAATTTTTAGGATTGTTGCTGGATTAAGTTCAAAAAGGTTATAAAACGGAGATACTTTTCCTACCACAATTATTTTGTCGCCTCTCTTAACATTATTTGTAATTGAAGAATCATATACAGCTAACCCGGAATTGTCATCTTGCAAATAAGAAGGACCGCCAAATTCATTTGCAACAGTTACAACACCTTCCGTTACTACCCATTTGCCCAAGTAAAGGTGAGCTCCGTTTTCATTTTTAATTTTAATTTCGGAAATTTTCTTTGGTGAACCGCAGACTAAAATTTTAGGATTAATTTTTGCCGGTGTAAATGTTATACCATCGGTGCTTGATAGAAATGGAACAGTGAATTCATCTGTAGAATCAACAGCCGTAACATTTGGAATATTTATTATTATACTGTCATTTGCAGTTAATGTGAAGTTCATAAAGAAAGTAGTGTCTTTATAACTACTAACAAATGCTGATTTGTTTTCTGTTGTAATTAAGGAGCTGTTCCATTTGAACAATTCGGGTTTTATTAATTTTAAAGCGCGTATTGTATCGGCAGTTGATTTAACGATAAAAGTTAGTTTGGCTGGCATATTGAATTCTAAAATAGCAGGGAAAACAGAAACTTTGATTGGTTCATCATTAGAGTTAATGATTTTTGTATAATTAGCTGTCTCTTTTATTAAAGTTGAGTTATTAGTATAGCGGCTGAATGGTACATAAGTTTTGTTTCTGTTAAGTTCAATGTAAGATGTCGTTTCTTTTTCAGATTTACAAATTGTTAGATTTTCAAACGCTTTGGCAAAAGTGTTACACCAAACTGAAGCATATAAAAATATCGCCGAAGTAAGTAAAAATTTTTTAATGAATTTCATTTTCATAATCCTGCTTTTTTACATTCATTTTTTACCCTTTTGATTGCTTATAACTCAATTTTTAATTGAAAACCTTTTATTAATATTTTAGGAAAAAGTTATATATTAAAGTCCAAAAGAGCAAACAGAACTATTAAAAAGTTAAGAAAGACAGAAAAATTTGTTAGACCCAAAATTTTTTACACACCCAAATTATTTAAAAATGGTGTTGATGTTATATCTTTTATTAATCCAGCCGATGCATTAGAAAATTATGTCTTCACCTTTATTCTGTTTACTTTTTTCCTGCTCCTTTTACTTTAATTATCTTTGCTGTTAAAATCTCTAAGATTAATTGTCATTTCATAATGTAATAAGGTTAATTTAATCATGGTAGTCTTTTGTTACTAAGTTAGTTGTGCTAATAACTCAATCCCTTTACTAAGGTTATGCAATGTTCTTTCTTTTGCTCATCGTAATAAAAA
This genomic interval from Melioribacteraceae bacterium 4301-Me contains the following:
- a CDS encoding guanosine monophosphate reductase, whose protein sequence is MKVYTKEELNNYELSLTYDDISLLPTEVSQIKSRTDITIKSEFLGVKISIPVISSPMDTVTGITMASELSSLGAIGIVNRFDSSLKEIFSNHKVVNSDNNVNGIKAVSIGLNSEEELIEKLAERKFIICIDTANANNSSVLKKCEQIKKKYDVKIIVGNIASGSTLKSLVDAGADAVRVGIGGGSVCTTSVQTGIGIGQVSSILDVYFTRKEQRLKIALIADGGIKSAGDVVKAIALGSDMVMLGRMLAGTKETPGEVIKYNDQLWKKYRGSASFGVKMKSEFIEGEETMVPYKGPVKNVINSISDGLKSAMSYMNCLSLEELQEKAKFVVLSNSSYIERLPKK
- the pepF gene encoding oligoendopeptidase F, whose translation is MGTITFLWSQSAKAQKETLELPTRDKIEAKYKWNLADIYADDNQWEKDFKWLENAITEYKKYEGKLSQSAKMLKECLELDEKVGTKLSQAYNYASMSKDLDLTNATYQDMYDKISTLASKLSAASAFIKPEILSIPEEKLWEYVNNDSYLKIYKHYFENILRMKPHTLSKNEEELLALASPLEEVPYNAFGYFSNADIQFPIVKDPEGNDVQISHGRYYAALESTNRDYRERVYKGYYKPFIEYKNTLSALFTGNIKGLIFNAKARKYNSTREASLTPNNIPLSVYDNLITTVNQNLEPMHRWAILKKRVLKLDELHPYDSYVTLFPSVQKKYSFDEAKNIVIEALKPLGEDYIKNLKTAFDNRWIDVYETKGKRSGAYSSGTIIGVHPYVLLNWNNTLDDVFTLAHEMGHNMHSYYTEKNQPYPYADYSIFIAEVASTLNEALLLDYLIEHAKSKEEKMALIEKNLNSITTTFYRQTNFAEMEKTANEMMEKGESLTPDKLCKLNGELYQKYWGLAMTVDEEESYSWARIPHYYYNFYVYQYATSYAASQALIEKIKIEGKPAIEKYLSFLKAGNSKYPIDVLNDAGVDMRTPEPILAVVHKMNNLLNELEQLLNEK
- a CDS encoding phospholipase D-like domain-containing protein, coding for MKMKFIKKFLLTSAIFLYASVWCNTFAKAFENLTICKSEKETTSYIELNRNKTYVPFSRYTNNSTLIKETANYTKIINSNDEPIKVSVFPAILEFNMPAKLTFIVKSTADTIRALKLIKPELFKWNSSLITTENKSAFVSSYKDTTFFMNFTLTANDSIIINIPNVTAVDSTDEFTVPFLSSTDGITFTPAKINPKILVCGSPKKISEIKIKNENGAHLYLGKWVVTEGVVTVANEFGGPSYLQDDNSGLAVYDSSITNNVKRGDKIIVVGKVSPFYNLFELNPATILKISERNIVYDTLTLSISQIKSQRQSTIEPYEARIVRINGIEKVMTTNNTSATIWSAAGSGTNYNLLSGNDTIEARINSKTNIVNRHIPFGKFDIIGVLSQFKDSYQLIPRSYEDIIESETAPKIISTIPYESNITASSITFCYKTDIPGTTIIKYGKTNKYETIISDTNKVTQHSLSINGLEPSTIYHVQLCSSINSDTTCTPDYITETSSLTSSGTINVYFNYNVDKSVSTGEDAQQVNIAEQFLRRINSTQHSIDIALYSLSGNVGSSIVNALKGAKNRGVKIRVIGEYDNRNTSSWNSLINSGIPVIFDNFDQTNNGAGLMHNKFAVFDNRDSLDTNDWVWTGSWNATDSGNNNDAQNVIEIQDESLANAYRLEFEEMWGSSTDIPNSANSRFGIRKTNNTPHVFNIAGARIELYFDPSDHTTSHIANAMNLSASSINIAMLTFTRSDLAQILVNKKNAGKKVHIVLDNNTDTGNQFYYLKNNGVDILLKGNAISGFLHHKYAIIDADISSADQIVVTGSHNWSNAAENSNNENTLIIHSKRIANLYFQEFKARYLEAGGTDIITDIKKNNDEIPSNFSLLQNYPNPFNPITIITYQLPVSSHVALKIYDLLGRDIATLVNEEKAPGVYKVKFDGSNLASGIYFYRIVIGSFTDTKKFVLLK